One genomic window of Mogibacterium diversum includes the following:
- a CDS encoding LytR/AlgR family response regulator transcription factor, producing MNAIICDDNAREREWCHKELLKNKGSFEDGLEVLEYESGNELLFKYPDLEIGIDIVFLDIMMPGPDGITVAKKLREMNYGGEIVFFTGTIDYAVNGYDYEALAYLIKGKTSSERFSEVISHFLIRKSERSGEVIILRCAGETRVINLSAIKYFEVYKRLTTVYYGDSKFSFYSPLAKLSEELEGKNFVRVHRAYLVNADYISKKTMRDVTLRDGTVLPAGRNYIKKIKED from the coding sequence ATGAACGCGATAATTTGTGATGATAACGCCAGAGAACGTGAGTGGTGCCACAAGGAACTGCTCAAGAATAAAGGCAGCTTTGAAGACGGTTTGGAAGTGCTTGAGTATGAGTCAGGCAACGAACTACTATTTAAGTATCCTGACTTAGAAATAGGGATTGATATCGTATTCCTGGACATCATGATGCCGGGACCAGACGGCATTACTGTAGCAAAGAAGCTACGTGAGATGAACTATGGTGGTGAGATTGTTTTCTTTACAGGTACTATAGACTATGCTGTTAATGGTTATGACTATGAAGCACTCGCATATCTGATAAAAGGAAAGACTTCATCTGAGAGGTTTAGCGAGGTAATAAGTCATTTCCTCATTCGTAAGAGTGAGCGAAGCGGTGAAGTTATCATTCTTAGATGCGCTGGAGAGACAAGAGTAATCAACCTATCGGCAATTAAATATTTCGAGGTGTATAAAAGGCTTACAACAGTGTATTACGGTGATTCGAAATTTAGTTTTTATTCACCTTTAGCTAAACTTAGCGAAGAACTTGAGGGAAAGAACTTCGTTCGTGTACATAGAGCGTATCTTGTCAATGCTGATTATATTTCCAAGAAGACTATGAGAGATGTGACGCTTCGCGACGGAACAGTGCTTCCAGCGGGCAGAAACTATATCAAGAAGATAAAAGAAGATTAA
- a CDS encoding [Fe-Fe] hydrogenase large subunit C-terminal domain-containing protein, whose protein sequence is MAHPIYLKKSDCKNCYKCVRHCPVQAIRFSGNLAHVIADECMLCGQCYVVCPQDAQKILSDVERVEMLLDGDAPVYLSVDPSFVAYYAGTGIEKFNEAAKALGFVTAEEAAKFGVVVKREYEAVIENERESVVISSCCPSVNLMIQKHYPDLIKHLSDAMSYVQIHSADIKSRDEDAKVVFVGPCIARKDEANRQGSTFDAVLTFEEFDELLRDKQVEMSEGMDECAESKERLFAASGGISKCMNSDEHGYAYLSVDGANKCIDVLEDIKNGEVEKCFIELWACAGGCVGGPSFEKYHNTPVRNYKAVSAYAGDEHFDVEQPELTAITRNFEIMQGMKVMPNEHKIREIMMQMGKSKPGDELNCGMCGYETCREKAIAVYQNKAEIKVCQPLLAKKSENFSDIIFDNTPNGLLVLNERLEIQEINPAACKIMNIRRAQDVLGAQIVTLLEPKPFMDVLQSKKSSFQCAYLAEYDRYVEQSILYDNNYHMLFCLIEDVTDEANERSKKAKIRQQTTAIADQMVEKQMRIVQEIASLLGETTAETKIALTKLKDTMED, encoded by the coding sequence ATGGCTCATCCTATTTATTTGAAGAAATCCGATTGCAAGAATTGCTATAAGTGTGTTCGCCACTGCCCGGTGCAGGCGATTAGATTTTCAGGAAATCTTGCACACGTAATCGCAGATGAATGCATGCTGTGCGGCCAGTGTTACGTTGTCTGTCCGCAAGATGCTCAGAAGATTCTTAGCGATGTCGAGAGAGTGGAGATGCTTCTAGATGGAGATGCGCCAGTATACTTAAGCGTGGATCCTTCATTCGTCGCTTACTATGCGGGAACTGGTATTGAGAAGTTTAATGAGGCAGCTAAAGCGCTCGGCTTCGTCACGGCTGAAGAGGCTGCTAAGTTTGGTGTGGTTGTAAAGCGTGAGTATGAGGCAGTAATAGAAAATGAACGTGAAAGCGTGGTAATTTCCTCGTGCTGTCCATCGGTAAATCTCATGATTCAGAAGCACTACCCAGACCTAATCAAACATCTATCCGATGCGATGTCATATGTGCAGATTCACAGTGCAGATATTAAGTCTCGTGATGAGGATGCTAAGGTGGTATTTGTCGGACCTTGCATCGCACGTAAGGATGAAGCCAACAGGCAGGGGTCGACATTTGATGCGGTGCTCACCTTCGAGGAGTTTGATGAACTGCTAAGGGATAAGCAGGTTGAAATGAGTGAGGGTATGGACGAGTGTGCAGAGTCCAAAGAGAGGCTGTTTGCTGCGAGCGGTGGAATCTCCAAGTGCATGAACAGCGATGAGCACGGCTATGCATATCTATCGGTAGACGGGGCAAATAAATGCATCGACGTACTCGAAGACATCAAGAACGGTGAAGTTGAAAAATGTTTCATCGAGCTGTGGGCATGTGCCGGCGGCTGCGTTGGTGGTCCATCATTTGAGAAGTATCACAACACACCTGTTAGAAATTATAAAGCTGTCAGTGCTTATGCAGGCGATGAGCACTTTGATGTGGAGCAGCCTGAACTGACTGCGATAACAAGAAATTTCGAGATAATGCAAGGCATGAAGGTTATGCCTAATGAGCATAAGATTCGCGAAATCATGATGCAGATGGGTAAGAGTAAGCCAGGAGATGAGCTCAACTGTGGTATGTGCGGATATGAAACTTGCAGGGAGAAGGCAATTGCCGTGTACCAGAACAAAGCGGAGATTAAGGTGTGCCAGCCACTCCTGGCAAAGAAGTCAGAAAATTTCTCGGACATCATCTTCGACAACACACCTAATGGGCTGCTTGTACTTAACGAGCGCCTAGAGATCCAAGAGATAAACCCTGCTGCTTGTAAGATTATGAATATCAGAAGAGCTCAGGATGTCCTCGGTGCACAGATTGTTACACTGCTCGAGCCAAAGCCATTTATGGATGTGCTCCAGAGTAAAAAGAGTTCGTTCCAATGCGCATATCTAGCCGAATATGACAGGTATGTGGAACAGAGCATTTTGTATGATAACAACTATCATATGCTGTTCTGCTTGATTGAAGATGTGACTGATGAAGCGAACGAAAGATCCAAGAAGGCTAAGATAAGACAACAGACCACTGCAATCGCTGACCAGATGGTCGAGAAGCAGATGCGAATAGTTCAGGAAATCGCTTCACTGCTCGGTGAGACTACAGCCGAGACTAAGATTGCACTCACTAAGCTGAAGGATACGATGGAGGATTAG
- a CDS encoding S-ribosylhomocysteine lyase: protein MERIASFNVNHDTLEKGMYISRIDGDVVTYDIRMKKPNMGDYVSNEALHTFEHLFATYARNSEISDKVIYIGPMGCRTGFYLLMRDTATRQQAIDLARESFKFISEYKGEIPGAARSECGNSEEHDLEAARAVAIDMVEVLKDWNEEKLDYDYEG from the coding sequence ATGGAGAGGATTGCGAGTTTTAACGTAAACCATGATACCCTTGAGAAGGGCATGTATATTTCTAGGATAGATGGAGATGTAGTGACCTATGATATTAGGATGAAAAAACCGAATATGGGGGACTATGTTTCAAATGAGGCACTGCATACATTCGAACATCTATTTGCAACCTACGCGAGAAACAGCGAGATTTCCGATAAAGTCATATACATTGGGCCTATGGGATGCAGGACTGGATTCTACCTACTGATGAGAGATACCGCCACAAGGCAGCAAGCGATAGACCTAGCGAGAGAGTCGTTTAAGTTCATATCAGAGTATAAAGGTGAGATTCCGGGTGCAGCAAGGAGCGAATGCGGAAACAGTGAAGAACACGATCTCGAGGCGGCGAGAGCTGTTGCGATAGATATGGTAGAGGTTCTGAAGGACTGGAATGAGGAGAAGCTTGATTATGACTATGAAGGATAA
- a CDS encoding 5'-methylthioadenosine/adenosylhomocysteine nucleosidase: MTMKDKSIGAAFCDAAAVIGGNDRLGIVCAMDVEMQDLLEQMRGVSVDEIYGFKFYEGILEQTQVVLVRCGIGKVNAARGTQLMIDKYRPSYIINSGVAGALNTELRPMDIVVGKDFIQHDFDLSPIGYAKGCLATGDRSKPTITQADSDMVKLLTDVSEVVAREYEEVVKVLVGRIVSGDQFINSPEVKAELRDDFGGDAAEMEGAVLAYVASCANVPCAVLRVISDMADGTNNESYDEFEKKASKLSAEIIIELAKLAPSNR, translated from the coding sequence ATGACTATGAAGGATAAGAGTATAGGTGCGGCCTTCTGCGATGCAGCTGCGGTAATTGGTGGCAATGATAGACTAGGGATAGTCTGTGCTATGGATGTCGAGATGCAGGACCTACTGGAGCAGATGAGGGGCGTTTCGGTTGATGAAATTTACGGCTTTAAATTCTATGAAGGTATACTAGAACAGACTCAAGTGGTGCTAGTGAGATGCGGAATAGGCAAGGTTAACGCAGCGAGAGGCACTCAGCTGATGATAGATAAGTACAGACCGAGCTACATAATCAACAGCGGGGTAGCTGGCGCGCTCAATACAGAGCTAAGGCCAATGGACATCGTTGTTGGGAAGGATTTTATCCAGCACGACTTCGACCTCAGCCCAATCGGTTATGCGAAGGGCTGCCTAGCCACAGGAGATAGATCAAAGCCGACAATCACCCAAGCAGACAGCGATATGGTGAAATTGCTTACTGATGTATCTGAAGTGGTTGCTAGAGAGTATGAAGAGGTCGTCAAGGTGCTTGTGGGTAGAATAGTGAGCGGTGATCAGTTTATCAACAGTCCGGAGGTTAAGGCGGAACTGAGGGACGATTTTGGTGGAGATGCGGCTGAGATGGAGGGAGCAGTTCTAGCATATGTTGCAAGCTGCGCAAATGTGCCTTGTGCAGTGCTAAGAGTAATTTCTGACATGGCAGATGGGACTAACAACGAGTCGTATGATGAATTCGAGAAGAAAGCATCAAAGCTATCTGCAGAGATAATAATAGAGCTGGCCAAACTAGCACCATCAAATCGCTAA
- a CDS encoding pyridoxal phosphate-dependent aminotransferase → MIAKSMEPFLAGSSVIRAMFEEGKKMAKVYGAENVYDFSVGNPGLHPPKEYREAINYVNNEMDPHLVHGYMPNAGFESTRTAVAENLNKRFGSNFTFENIIMTVGAGSSINVIMKTIFDPGDKQVVFAPYFVEYANWASNYHAETVVVPPNEANGFEPDPEALKKALDPKVKAVIINNPNNPTGAIYSRETLEKIAEVLKEAEKEYGHPIYLISDEPYRELVYVDKEIVFIPDLYDNTIIAYSWSKSLSIPGDRLGYLAVSPKSDNVEEFMATATVANRISGDTNAPSIIQLAVERCLDAQVDIPYYKKNAEDLYKIVTDAGFTAVVPQGAFYLWVKSPVADEKELVAAAKEERILAVPGSAFACPGYIRLSFCISNETIQRSAESFAKLGKKYFG, encoded by the coding sequence ATGATCGCAAAAAGTATGGAACCCTTCCTAGCGGGCAGCTCAGTTATCAGAGCTATGTTCGAAGAGGGTAAGAAGATGGCAAAGGTATACGGAGCAGAGAATGTTTACGACTTCAGTGTTGGAAACCCTGGACTACATCCACCAAAGGAGTATAGAGAAGCTATCAACTACGTTAACAACGAGATGGATCCGCATCTAGTTCACGGCTACATGCCTAATGCTGGTTTCGAGTCCACAAGAACAGCGGTAGCTGAGAATCTCAATAAGAGATTTGGATCAAACTTTACTTTTGAAAATATCATCATGACAGTTGGAGCAGGTTCTTCGATTAACGTAATCATGAAGACTATCTTTGACCCAGGTGATAAGCAGGTTGTATTTGCTCCATATTTCGTTGAGTATGCAAACTGGGCTAGCAACTACCATGCAGAGACAGTAGTTGTTCCTCCAAATGAAGCAAATGGATTCGAGCCAGATCCAGAGGCACTCAAGAAGGCTCTTGATCCAAAGGTTAAGGCAGTTATTATCAACAACCCTAACAATCCAACAGGAGCAATCTATTCGCGTGAGACTCTCGAGAAAATCGCAGAGGTTCTAAAGGAAGCTGAGAAGGAATATGGACACCCTATTTACCTAATCTCTGACGAGCCATACAGAGAGCTTGTATACGTAGATAAGGAAATCGTGTTCATTCCAGACCTATATGACAACACGATCATCGCGTACTCATGGTCGAAGTCGCTGTCGATTCCTGGAGACAGACTAGGATACCTCGCTGTATCTCCAAAGTCTGACAACGTTGAGGAGTTTATGGCAACTGCAACTGTCGCTAACCGCATCTCTGGAGACACTAACGCTCCATCGATTATTCAGCTAGCAGTTGAGAGATGCCTGGATGCACAGGTTGATATCCCATATTACAAGAAGAATGCTGAAGATCTATACAAGATTGTGACAGATGCTGGATTCACAGCAGTTGTCCCTCAGGGCGCTTTCTACCTATGGGTAAAATCACCAGTTGCTGATGAAAAGGAACTAGTAGCTGCTGCTAAGGAGGAGAGAATCCTTGCAGTACCTGGAAGCGCATTCGCTTGCCCTGGATACATCAGACTTTCGTTCTGCATCTCTAATGAGACTATTCAGAGATCAGCTGAGTCGTTTGCTAAGCTAGGAAAGAAGTATTTCGGATAA
- a CDS encoding FeoB-associated Cys-rich membrane protein, whose translation MNVIDIIVVAVVAVIAFFIIRDVVKKRKAGITSCGCGSGCSGCSGCSSHPHTEEDK comes from the coding sequence ATGAACGTAATTGATATTATTGTCGTTGCCGTTGTTGCTGTAATAGCTTTCTTTATCATCAGAGATGTTGTAAAGAAGCGCAAGGCTGGTATCACAAGCTGTGGCTGCGGAAGCGGTTGTAGCGGCTGTTCAGGCTGTAGTTCTCATCCTCATACTGAGGAAGACAAGTAG
- a CDS encoding FeoA family protein → MGTLNNVRVGKTATIKKINGAGAVKRRIMDMGLTKGTDVFVRKVAPLGDPIELTIRGYELSVRKADAALIDVEIED, encoded by the coding sequence ATGGGAACTCTTAATAATGTTAGAGTTGGTAAGACTGCTACTATTAAGAAAATCAACGGTGCCGGAGCAGTAAAGCGCAGAATCATGGATATGGGACTCACTAAGGGAACTGATGTCTTTGTGAGAAAAGTTGCGCCTCTTGGTGACCCAATCGAGCTAACTATCAGAGGCTACGAGCTTTCTGTTAGAAAGGCTGATGCGGCTTTGATTGATGTTGAGATAGAAGATTAA
- the feoB gene encoding ferrous iron transport protein B, protein MSLKIALAGNPNCGKTTLFNALTGSAQYVGNWPGVTVEKKDGKLRGHKDVIVQDLPGIYSLSPYTLEEVVTRNYLVNEKPDAIINIIDGTNLERNLYLTTQLLELNIPVVIAVNMMDLVEKNGDTINLDKLSEELGCAVLPISALKGSGSKELIKKALEVAEAHQPGELPHVFNGSVEHAIAHIEESIEKIVSKENLRWYAIKLFERDEKIVEELALDAELSKHIEEHIADCEAELDDDAESIVINQRYAYINKVAPKAMTKKANHEKLSTSDKIDRIVTNRLLALPIFVAIMYLVYWLAISKIGTPLTDWANDTLFDGWVKPGVKTGLESLGASGWVVSLVVDGVINGVGSVLGFTPQMACVFLCLSILEDCGYMARVAFIMDRIFRRFGLSGKSFIPFLISSGCGVPGIMATRTIENEKDRRMTMMTTTAIPCGAKLPVIATISAYILGNKWWVAPLMYFVGIGIVICSCIILKKTKQFAGDPAPFIMELPNYHIPSAKGVLIHVWERVWAFVKKAGTILFLCVVVMWVLSSYGFSHGSFGAVDAKDSLMADIGGAVAFIFKPLGFGTWQAVASSVSGFVAKEGIVSTMGVLSGLGAIENYNASMRTAFDAFFPTTIAAISFLMFNLFDSPCLAAISTVAKEMNNRNHFWHTIIFQNVSAYLFALVVYQLVGLAIGEVAFGVWTVVAAVIAVFVLYLLFRPDPNKKRMLDGSEGAK, encoded by the coding sequence ATGTCACTTAAGATCGCCCTCGCGGGTAATCCTAACTGTGGTAAAACCACATTGTTTAATGCTTTGACTGGTTCAGCGCAGTACGTTGGTAACTGGCCAGGTGTAACTGTTGAGAAGAAAGACGGAAAACTACGTGGACATAAGGACGTAATCGTTCAGGACCTTCCTGGAATTTATTCTCTTTCTCCATACACACTAGAGGAAGTTGTTACAAGAAACTATCTAGTCAATGAGAAGCCTGATGCTATTATCAATATCATCGACGGAACTAATCTAGAGAGAAACCTATACCTAACGACGCAGCTACTCGAGCTCAACATACCTGTTGTAATCGCAGTTAACATGATGGACCTAGTTGAAAAGAACGGAGACACCATCAATCTGGATAAGCTCAGTGAAGAACTAGGATGTGCTGTTCTTCCAATCAGTGCGCTTAAGGGATCTGGCTCCAAGGAGCTAATCAAGAAAGCGCTGGAGGTTGCAGAAGCTCATCAGCCTGGAGAACTTCCACACGTATTCAACGGATCGGTTGAGCACGCAATCGCTCACATTGAAGAATCCATTGAGAAGATTGTAAGTAAGGAAAATCTCAGATGGTATGCAATCAAGCTATTTGAGAGAGATGAGAAGATTGTTGAAGAACTGGCACTTGATGCAGAGCTCAGCAAGCATATCGAAGAGCACATTGCGGACTGTGAAGCAGAGCTTGATGATGATGCTGAGAGTATCGTTATCAACCAGAGATACGCATATATCAATAAGGTAGCGCCTAAGGCTATGACCAAGAAGGCAAACCATGAAAAGCTCTCGACTTCAGATAAGATAGACAGAATAGTTACTAACAGGCTTTTGGCTCTTCCAATCTTCGTAGCAATCATGTACCTAGTGTACTGGCTAGCTATTTCTAAGATTGGTACGCCTCTAACTGACTGGGCTAACGACACACTGTTCGATGGATGGGTTAAACCAGGTGTCAAGACAGGCCTTGAGAGCCTCGGAGCATCCGGATGGGTTGTTTCCCTCGTAGTAGACGGTGTTATAAACGGTGTCGGATCTGTACTCGGATTCACTCCGCAGATGGCATGCGTATTCCTCTGCCTATCAATCCTCGAGGATTGTGGATATATGGCGAGAGTTGCATTCATCATGGACAGAATCTTTAGAAGATTTGGACTATCTGGTAAGTCATTCATTCCTTTCCTCATCTCATCTGGATGCGGAGTACCTGGAATCATGGCAACTAGAACTATCGAGAACGAGAAGGATCGTCGTATGACGATGATGACTACCACGGCGATTCCGTGTGGAGCTAAGCTTCCTGTAATCGCAACGATTTCTGCTTACATCTTAGGTAACAAATGGTGGGTAGCACCTCTGATGTACTTCGTTGGAATCGGAATAGTTATCTGCTCTTGTATCATCCTCAAGAAGACTAAGCAGTTCGCAGGAGACCCAGCACCATTCATCATGGAGCTTCCTAACTATCATATTCCTTCGGCAAAGGGTGTACTCATCCACGTATGGGAGAGAGTATGGGCATTCGTTAAGAAGGCCGGAACAATCCTGTTCCTATGCGTAGTAGTAATGTGGGTTCTCTCAAGCTATGGATTCAGCCACGGTTCATTCGGAGCTGTTGATGCTAAGGACAGCTTGATGGCAGATATCGGTGGTGCAGTTGCATTCATCTTCAAGCCACTTGGATTCGGAACATGGCAGGCAGTTGCAAGTTCGGTTTCAGGATTCGTTGCTAAGGAAGGAATCGTTTCCACGATGGGAGTTCTGTCCGGACTCGGAGCAATTGAAAACTACAACGCTTCGATGAGAACAGCATTCGATGCATTCTTCCCAACCACAATAGCAGCTATCTCATTCTTGATGTTCAACCTGTTTGACTCACCTTGTCTCGCCGCAATATCGACAGTTGCTAAAGAGATGAACAACAGAAATCACTTCTGGCATACGATCATCTTCCAGAACGTTTCTGCATATCTATTTGCATTAGTTGTATATCAGCTAGTTGGACTTGCAATCGGTGAGGTTGCATTCGGTGTATGGACTGTAGTAGCGGCAGTAATCGCAGTCTTCGTACTGTATCTGTTATTCAGACCAGATCCAAACAAGAAGAGAATGCTAGACGGTTCGGAAGGCGCAAAGTAA
- the cysK gene encoding cysteine synthase A: MANIYTSADQLIGKTPLLELTRIEEELGLKARVFAKLEYFNPAGSVKDRIAKRMIEDAEASGKLKPGATVIEPTSGNTGIGLAAVAAAKGYKTIIVMPETMSVERRQLMKAYGAELVLTEGAKGMKGAIAKAEEIAAETENSYIPGQFVNPSNPAAHRDTTGPEIWEDTDGKVDYFVAGVGTGGTVTGVGEYLKSKKSDVKVVAVEPEASQTLAKGEAAPHKIQGIGAGFVPETLNTHIYDEIIPVTNEDAFETGRLIGHKQGVLVGISSGAALWAAIELAKKSENEGKNIVVLLPDTGDRYLSTPLFQE, translated from the coding sequence ATGGCTAACATTTATACTTCTGCTGATCAGCTAATCGGCAAGACACCACTTCTTGAACTTACAAGAATCGAAGAAGAGCTTGGACTTAAGGCTAGGGTTTTCGCTAAGCTTGAGTATTTTAACCCAGCTGGCTCTGTTAAGGATAGAATCGCTAAGAGAATGATTGAGGATGCGGAGGCTAGTGGCAAGCTTAAGCCTGGTGCAACCGTTATCGAACCAACTTCTGGCAATACCGGTATTGGGCTCGCTGCTGTAGCTGCAGCAAAGGGCTATAAAACTATAATAGTTATGCCTGAGACTATGTCTGTAGAGAGAAGGCAGCTTATGAAGGCATACGGTGCGGAGCTTGTTCTGACCGAAGGAGCAAAGGGCATGAAAGGAGCTATCGCTAAGGCTGAGGAGATTGCAGCAGAGACAGAGAATAGCTATATACCAGGACAGTTCGTCAATCCATCTAACCCTGCAGCTCACAGGGATACTACTGGACCTGAGATCTGGGAAGATACAGATGGAAAGGTTGATTACTTTGTAGCTGGAGTAGGAACTGGTGGTACTGTAACAGGTGTTGGAGAGTATCTAAAATCTAAGAAAAGCGATGTAAAGGTTGTTGCTGTTGAGCCTGAGGCATCACAGACTCTCGCAAAGGGTGAAGCTGCACCTCACAAGATTCAGGGAATCGGTGCGGGGTTTGTGCCTGAAACTCTTAACACACATATATATGACGAGATAATTCCTGTTACTAATGAGGATGCTTTTGAAACTGGTAGATTAATAGGACATAAACAAGGCGTACTGGTTGGAATTTCTTCTGGTGCAGCATTATGGGCAGCTATCGAGCTTGCTAAGAAGTCAGAAAATGAAGGCAAGAATATCGTAGTTCTATTGCCTGATACAGGAGATAGATATCTATCGACACCGCTATTTCAGGAATAA
- a CDS encoding FeoA family protein, with translation MIPITLVNQGELVTVKKITGSDAIRQHLAELGFVVDADVMVVSAFNGNVILQVHGAKIALNESMARRIMV, from the coding sequence ATGATTCCAATCACACTTGTTAACCAGGGAGAACTTGTTACAGTCAAAAAGATAACTGGTAGCGATGCTATTAGACAGCACCTCGCAGAACTAGGATTTGTAGTGGATGCGGATGTGATGGTTGTAAGTGCGTTCAACGGAAACGTTATCTTACAGGTTCACGGAGCGAAGATTGCACTCAATGAATCAATGGCAAGACGAATTATGGTATAG
- a CDS encoding RrF2 family transcriptional regulator codes for MLVSTRGRYAIRVMIDLAEHMNGKYIPMKEIADRQDVSLKYMTKIMQALTKSGMLDGQHGKGGGYKLNRDPEEYRVGDILRLTEGTLAPVACIDETDCKCDRSFECRTRPMWNELDKLISEYLDGITIADLMEGNTADNYVI; via the coding sequence GTGTTAGTCTCAACGAGAGGAAGATATGCCATAAGGGTGATGATTGACCTTGCCGAACATATGAATGGTAAATACATACCTATGAAGGAAATTGCCGATAGACAAGACGTGTCGCTTAAGTATATGACTAAAATTATGCAGGCTCTGACTAAATCAGGTATGCTCGATGGACAGCATGGCAAAGGCGGAGGATATAAGCTTAACAGAGACCCTGAGGAGTATCGCGTCGGCGATATACTTAGGTTAACGGAAGGCACTCTTGCCCCAGTCGCTTGTATAGATGAGACAGATTGCAAGTGTGACAGGTCCTTCGAGTGTCGGACAAGACCGATGTGGAATGAGCTTGACAAGTTGATTAGTGAATATTTAGATGGAATAACTATAGCTGATTTGATGGAGGGGAATACCGCAGATAACTACGTCATCTGA
- a CDS encoding PTS ascorbate transporter subunit IIC, which yields MANKKQIPLRISDKLFQDIQSWAEDDFRSVNGQIEYLLSECVRQRRKNGKYVGEEIDKPLDIDIE from the coding sequence ATGGCAAATAAAAAACAAATTCCACTCAGAATATCTGACAAGCTATTTCAGGATATCCAGTCCTGGGCAGAGGATGATTTTCGCTCTGTAAATGGACAGATTGAATACCTGCTCTCAGAGTGTGTTCGCCAGAGGCGCAAGAATGGCAAGTATGTCGGTGAGGAGATAGATAAGCCTCTCGATATCGATATTGAGTAA
- a CDS encoding heavy-metal-associated domain-containing protein: MIKTTVKIDGMQCNMCETHVKDLIRKKFDVKKIKASHVNGDCVIVSPDEIPREELTYELGQMGYKVTEMESEPYVKKGLFGF, encoded by the coding sequence ATGATTAAGACTACCGTTAAGATTGATGGCATGCAGTGCAACATGTGTGAGACGCATGTAAAGGATTTGATTAGAAAAAAGTTTGATGTCAAGAAGATAAAGGCATCTCATGTAAATGGTGATTGTGTTATAGTATCACCTGACGAGATCCCTAGAGAAGAGCTTACTTATGAGCTTGGACAGATGGGGTATAAGGTTACTGAAATGGAATCAGAGCCATATGTTAAGAAAGGGCTATTTGGATTTTAG
- a CDS encoding SPFH domain-containing protein, with protein sequence MTEKLLTNKKHGIPMLLLLVALYAFAVFGIIKSTTSGNVTLTGICGVYLVLGWIPFAGLKTLKPQEALVLTLFGKYYGTLKGEGFYYVNPFCTAVNPAANTRLGQSGDIKGKGAAVSGSVDSDSVSGKRISLKIMTLNNSVQKINDAIGNPIEIGIAVMWRVTDTTKAVFNVDNYKEYLSLQSDSALRNVVRLYPYDVAPNIDTTGDGMADEGSLRGSSDVVAERIKEDIQKRVTDAGIEVIEARITYLAYAPEIAAVMLQRQQASAVVDARAMIVDGAVGMVKLALEKLSDDGIVDLDEERKAAMVSNLMVVLCGSHDAQPIVNSGSLY encoded by the coding sequence ATGACAGAGAAACTCTTAACCAACAAGAAACATGGCATTCCTATGCTGCTTCTACTCGTCGCTCTATACGCATTTGCGGTATTCGGGATAATTAAAAGTACTACTAGTGGCAATGTAACTCTTACAGGGATATGCGGTGTGTATCTGGTTTTAGGATGGATTCCATTTGCCGGTCTTAAAACCTTGAAGCCTCAGGAGGCATTAGTACTCACGCTTTTCGGAAAGTACTACGGAACTCTAAAAGGTGAAGGGTTTTACTATGTAAATCCATTTTGCACAGCGGTTAATCCTGCGGCTAATACAAGACTTGGTCAGTCGGGTGATATTAAGGGGAAAGGAGCAGCTGTTTCAGGGAGTGTCGACAGTGATTCGGTTTCAGGCAAGAGAATTTCCCTCAAAATCATGACGTTAAATAACTCGGTGCAGAAGATTAATGATGCAATCGGAAATCCTATCGAGATTGGAATCGCCGTTATGTGGAGAGTGACGGATACGACAAAGGCTGTTTTTAATGTAGATAACTACAAAGAATACCTCTCTCTACAGAGTGACTCAGCACTAAGAAATGTGGTAAGATTATACCCATATGATGTCGCACCTAATATCGATACCACTGGTGATGGCATGGCTGACGAAGGTTCGTTACGTGGTTCAAGTGATGTGGTTGCAGAACGTATCAAGGAGGACATCCAGAAGAGGGTTACTGATGCAGGCATCGAAGTAATCGAAGCTCGTATCACATACCTAGCATATGCTCCAGAAATTGCAGCTGTGATGCTGCAGAGGCAGCAGGCTAGCGCAGTAGTAGATGCGAGAGCGATGATAGTAGATGGAGCTGTGGGTATGGTGAAACTCGCTCTTGAGAAGCTAAGTGATGATGGAATCGTGGATCTCGACGAAGAGCGAAAGGCGGCAATGGTGTCTAACCTCATGGTTGTGCTTTGCGGAAGCCATGATGCTCAGCCAATTGTTAACTCCGGATCATTGTATTAA